One window of Robiginitalea biformata HTCC2501 genomic DNA carries:
- a CDS encoding phage DNA methylase, which translates to MEKIVIPELEGYFGCKGAAGVFQNIINRIPPHETLIIPFLGYCAIYRNMRPAREAHLNDLDPKVADLWRRSPAIKGFGGNASVYNYDYAAFLSIIQKSGYDKQSAVIYMDPPYMHDVRASAKDRYNFELSPFDHLHMLSCARRFKKARVLISCYDNDVYARELDGWSKVQFPAMTRGGVTTETLYFNYDPPNELHDYRYYGANYRERENNRLKRKRLLAKFEAMSAADRHYYFDALREDFPEHMEPAN; encoded by the coding sequence ATGGAGAAAATCGTTATTCCTGAGCTCGAAGGGTATTTCGGGTGCAAGGGGGCGGCCGGGGTGTTTCAGAACATCATCAACCGGATTCCTCCGCATGAAACCCTCATAATCCCTTTTTTGGGCTACTGCGCCATTTACCGGAACATGCGACCGGCCCGTGAAGCCCATTTGAACGATCTGGACCCCAAAGTGGCTGATCTCTGGCGCCGATCCCCAGCCATTAAAGGCTTTGGAGGAAACGCGTCGGTTTACAATTACGATTACGCCGCATTTTTGTCCATCATTCAAAAAAGTGGGTATGACAAACAATCCGCGGTAATCTACATGGACCCGCCGTACATGCACGATGTCCGGGCGTCGGCCAAAGACCGGTATAATTTTGAGCTCTCACCATTCGACCACCTGCACATGCTCTCCTGTGCCCGCCGGTTTAAAAAGGCCCGGGTGCTGATCTCCTGCTATGATAATGACGTGTACGCTAGGGAACTGGACGGTTGGTCAAAGGTGCAATTCCCGGCCATGACCCGGGGGGGGGTAACAACGGAAACGCTCTATTTCAATTATGATCCCCCCAACGAGCTACACGATTACCGCTACTACGGGGCCAACTATCGGGAGCGGGAAAACAACCGTTTGAAACGAAAACGGCTGCTCGCTAAATTTGAGGCCATGAGCGCGGCGGACCGGCACTACTACTTCGATGCACTCCGGGAGGATTTCCCGGAGCATATGGAACCGGCAAATTAG
- a CDS encoding ArdC family protein, which produces MQQTSAIEIFNDLNGRVVSREKLEKLRQRAAAELQSDIAARVTAILAQYPEAERFEIEISREATQEVSPMALGCPEAETYIGLESLPAGYEDLAGLGKPVSPNDIYQYVTDLMLNTIRDKGHLPWHKKWESSSLSDGLVATNYESKKRYRGINFFLLNFEVVERDGRPVLEPKKWKNPYFLTFKQIEKNKGKLRKGANGRRVVYFTKLYGHSEVKDDGKKLEFYSYSKDKFLAWIKKHQGQLQILRRNGWTPERLANAYIPILKYYNVFNGGDITGIKWKQLPKNENAALPAHKKIAVAEAIVSAYPSPPEIIYKGDKAFYMPRTDTVLIPPLAQFADPQSFYSTLFHELVHSTGAKDRLARPFGKKFGDRDYAKEELVAEMGAVFLCSESGILFHTRDNSAAYLKGWNKRLVKNMERDNRYFFRAASAAQEAADHILSRDGEGVPAYREAVLDVIEPEAPAPEVLDYADPETYRRDLDLVATQRSYYGISFSPEKRGTSEIARWGNNLADTYKELRADAEKLKVDRVEFENAYSQFYSYLLRAKKAMIAARSNLLSTMIAGPSNFPVRRAEKANSRYRTAVEKFDASWKKGMKKINALLYPTAAIRSGEKDTVELLTKKLRALEKVRDIQNAFNKEMHREGASPEERRAYLDNSGITALIADAFPGKSGWFQQSRIEEAVQGGKLVVNMYLSKKIRDLKDRLAGEARRSKNLDAQKREEDFEGGRIIRNREANRLQIEFDGKPGEELRTRLKKEGWRWSPRNGVWQRQLTNMAVASANRILGLKLGLAGIDQDAIENRAFDINGRLKKGFYYKKGGKLVEKEAKETPAVPPREKRRASSTGKFDKLIEKRPDPKDLTMEEIRGMVEVYADEILWDQADIDYMRGVLTEFRSRKDAGLAAAVKLDGGHDPVLPHGTSPEVTPGSYPEKPRDQATVNRDHQQAKKPKPSKKPSGVVSMGELGTTKKQFFATSGDLGEFLGDIEVKPSGSVVCTIDADQGAGKTRLLFQIVRMLLENGYGDDILFVSMEEEPDSHLFTEKRDYYIPTHLHNKVDAIGDLPKGIDTLKELIPHYGIILVDSWGKVERKSPGIDLDADIRKAYDGKLFFVIYQRTVTGSMRGGASAQFDADLVMKVAKDAGDFKNNYAYFDKNRYQKRSGLRYYIYHQKVLTQGDHVDKRPTTPPVTLS; this is translated from the coding sequence ATGCAACAAACCAGCGCCATTGAAATATTCAACGACCTGAACGGCAGAGTCGTGTCCCGGGAAAAACTGGAAAAGCTACGCCAGCGGGCCGCCGCTGAATTGCAAAGCGATATCGCCGCCCGTGTGACGGCTATATTGGCCCAATACCCAGAGGCGGAGCGATTTGAAATTGAAATCAGCCGGGAAGCCACCCAAGAGGTCTCCCCTATGGCCCTTGGTTGCCCGGAAGCGGAAACCTATATCGGCCTGGAAAGCCTGCCCGCCGGCTACGAGGACTTGGCCGGACTCGGCAAACCCGTATCGCCCAACGACATATACCAGTACGTCACGGACCTTATGCTTAACACGATCCGGGACAAAGGGCATCTGCCTTGGCATAAAAAATGGGAGTCATCCAGCCTCTCCGACGGGCTAGTTGCCACGAACTACGAGTCCAAAAAACGCTACCGTGGCATCAATTTTTTTCTGCTGAACTTCGAGGTAGTCGAGCGGGATGGAAGACCGGTGCTGGAGCCGAAAAAGTGGAAAAACCCGTATTTTCTCACTTTCAAACAAATCGAAAAGAATAAGGGAAAACTGCGCAAAGGAGCAAATGGCCGCCGGGTCGTGTACTTCACCAAGCTCTATGGGCATTCTGAGGTTAAAGACGACGGTAAAAAGTTAGAATTTTATTCCTACAGCAAAGACAAGTTTCTCGCCTGGATCAAAAAGCACCAGGGCCAGCTACAGATATTAAGGCGCAACGGCTGGACCCCGGAGCGCCTGGCCAACGCATACATCCCGATCCTGAAATACTACAACGTTTTTAACGGGGGCGATATCACAGGAATCAAATGGAAGCAGCTGCCCAAAAACGAGAATGCCGCGCTTCCGGCGCACAAGAAAATAGCCGTGGCCGAGGCTATTGTATCGGCCTACCCATCACCCCCGGAAATCATCTACAAGGGCGATAAAGCCTTTTACATGCCACGCACCGACACGGTACTGATTCCGCCACTGGCGCAGTTCGCCGATCCGCAAAGCTTTTATTCCACGCTTTTCCACGAGCTTGTCCACTCCACCGGGGCGAAAGACCGCCTTGCCAGGCCCTTTGGCAAGAAATTCGGGGATCGTGATTACGCCAAGGAAGAACTCGTGGCGGAAATGGGCGCCGTGTTCCTTTGCTCGGAAAGCGGCATCCTGTTTCACACCCGGGACAATAGCGCCGCTTACCTGAAAGGTTGGAACAAACGCCTGGTCAAAAACATGGAAAGGGACAACCGCTATTTCTTCCGGGCAGCCAGCGCGGCCCAAGAGGCCGCTGATCACATTCTGAGCCGAGACGGTGAGGGAGTGCCTGCCTACCGGGAGGCTGTGTTAGATGTAATAGAGCCGGAGGCCCCTGCGCCCGAGGTGCTGGATTACGCTGATCCTGAAACTTACCGCCGGGACCTGGACCTTGTAGCTACTCAGCGCAGCTACTATGGCATATCGTTCAGCCCGGAAAAGCGAGGAACCTCAGAAATCGCCCGATGGGGGAATAACCTGGCAGACACTTATAAGGAGCTTCGGGCTGACGCCGAAAAACTAAAGGTTGATCGGGTGGAATTCGAAAATGCCTATAGCCAGTTTTATTCCTACCTGCTCCGTGCTAAAAAAGCGATGATCGCCGCACGGTCCAATCTGCTGAGCACGATGATCGCTGGGCCGTCCAACTTTCCTGTGCGCCGGGCCGAGAAAGCCAACTCACGGTACCGCACCGCCGTGGAAAAGTTTGACGCTTCTTGGAAAAAGGGGATGAAGAAAATTAACGCTTTGCTCTACCCAACAGCCGCCATACGCTCGGGCGAGAAAGATACCGTGGAGCTACTTACCAAAAAGCTCAGAGCATTAGAAAAGGTCCGGGACATCCAAAACGCTTTCAACAAGGAAATGCACCGAGAGGGGGCCTCCCCGGAGGAACGCCGCGCTTATCTGGATAATTCCGGAATCACCGCCCTTATCGCCGATGCATTCCCGGGGAAATCCGGATGGTTTCAACAAAGCCGAATAGAGGAAGCGGTCCAGGGGGGTAAGCTGGTGGTAAACATGTACCTGTCCAAGAAAATCCGGGACCTGAAAGACCGCCTCGCCGGGGAGGCCCGGCGGTCCAAAAACCTGGACGCCCAAAAACGGGAGGAAGATTTTGAAGGGGGTCGCATTATCCGTAATCGCGAGGCCAACCGCCTGCAAATCGAATTTGACGGGAAGCCGGGCGAGGAGCTGCGCACCCGACTGAAAAAGGAGGGCTGGCGATGGAGCCCGAGAAACGGGGTGTGGCAGCGGCAGTTGACTAATATGGCAGTTGCCAGCGCGAACCGGATATTGGGCCTCAAATTGGGCCTGGCCGGTATTGATCAGGATGCAATTGAAAACCGGGCCTTTGATATCAATGGTCGCCTGAAAAAGGGATTCTATTACAAAAAAGGCGGGAAGCTTGTCGAGAAAGAGGCAAAGGAAACACCGGCGGTACCTCCCCGGGAGAAACGTCGGGCCTCGAGCACCGGCAAATTCGATAAATTGATCGAAAAACGTCCCGACCCGAAGGACCTGACCATGGAAGAAATCAGGGGCATGGTAGAAGTCTACGCCGATGAAATCCTGTGGGATCAGGCAGATATAGACTACATGCGGGGGGTACTGACTGAATTCCGCAGCCGGAAAGACGCCGGCCTGGCAGCTGCGGTTAAGCTCGATGGCGGCCATGATCCTGTATTGCCACACGGCACCTCTCCGGAGGTCACCCCGGGCAGCTATCCGGAAAAGCCCCGGGACCAGGCGACCGTTAATCGGGATCATCAGCAGGCAAAAAAGCCGAAACCCTCCAAGAAACCGTCCGGGGTCGTGTCCATGGGGGAACTTGGCACGACTAAGAAGCAATTTTTTGCCACCTCAGGCGATTTAGGGGAGTTTCTAGGGGATATTGAGGTGAAACCCTCCGGTAGCGTCGTCTGTACGATTGACGCCGACCAGGGGGCCGGAAAAACCCGCCTACTGTTCCAAATCGTGCGCATGCTGCTGGAAAACGGATACGGGGACGACATCCTGTTTGTGTCCATGGAGGAGGAACCCGACAGCCACCTGTTCACTGAAAAGCGGGATTATTACATCCCCACGCACCTTCACAATAAAGTGGACGCCATCGGAGACTTACCCAAGGGGATAGATACGTTAAAGGAACTGATTCCCCATTACGGCATTATTCTGGTGGACAGCTGGGGCAAGGTTGAGCGCAAAAGTCCGGGCATTGACTTGGATGCGGATATCCGAAAGGCGTATGACGGAAAACTGTTCTTTGTTATCTACCAGCGTACTGTAACTGGCAGCATGCGGGGCGGTGCTTCAGCCCAGTTTGATGCTGACTTGGTGATGAAGGTTGCTAAGGACGCCGGTGATTTTAAGAACAACTACGCCTACTTCGACAAGAACCGGTATCAGAAGCGCTCAGGACTGCGCTACTACATCTATCACCAAAAGGTACTTACCCAGGGGGATCACGTGGATAAGCGACCCACCACGCCCCCGGTGACACTCAGTTAA
- a CDS encoding fibronectin type III domain-containing protein, translating to MRQLLYILALLPLSLSGQYTGIVYNGPWSQGRVDAERINHVVFSFEAPAGASGYVIEHKMIDDGFGYYEPSKNLTGFSVLSQDCTNNTPAGGANSPTYCISGTTVTAYGLQNGKRHIFRWKSTGATNADFNNIYSNHLITRTGLFPIETTTYDNTPWINIRRATEPGPGDFSWWDNPFGQRERKITDRVRDGNDRGASMGYPKQERVLEIGPEGSRKQYLRPHEFGSNRLTLRVDDDSYDLVDIFFETYVPLNVQAANDTIFWDDEGGNEAVNTVVKYTNGSGNTVYSSSPRVSGNGTSGIMRSGENRFSWDMKYFAVETYAVGSSDPYSDQPQGIVYDIEADAVERTFTPPPGFLIGNGQFDVCPKGDCAMFNNDQGSGTGAAIHVYDRATGAYLGNFENNTAGGTGNGDYTGHADLGISQQGNCGIVGRKGGNLVFAPFRGPRAGQTLNLIEVSSAIRKPENAHIGTNWYLHQGWVLVDTGTNGGHPGTSGDFNMYYNKIWAVAIDESADERNVNAMARFYAIGHATGTKSTGGNRVTNHYANATPDMEKVFFNAFTPRNGSTNHAEAYVVERNTLHGDEIPFTAGGGDVTPPTVTNVVIDQITQTSARITWDLDEGATGQLEYGLTTGYGTTSVADSSFRDRHIQTIGAGINLPNLMSGTLYNLNILGQDAAGNAIAAFNRTFTTLAADVGGIRFNSLLLASARGSGGSVKFIVN from the coding sequence ATGCGGCAACTACTCTACATACTAGCCTTACTTCCCCTGTCACTTTCCGGGCAGTACACAGGAATAGTGTATAACGGCCCGTGGTCGCAGGGCCGGGTGGATGCTGAGCGTATCAATCACGTTGTGTTTAGTTTTGAGGCTCCAGCGGGTGCTTCGGGCTATGTTATCGAGCACAAAATGATCGATGATGGGTTTGGTTACTATGAGCCTTCTAAAAACCTGACAGGCTTCTCGGTGCTGTCCCAAGATTGCACAAATAACACACCGGCAGGAGGAGCCAACAGCCCCACATATTGCATAAGCGGCACCACGGTCACCGCCTACGGACTTCAAAACGGAAAGCGACACATTTTCAGATGGAAATCAACAGGAGCCACGAATGCCGACTTCAACAACATCTACAGCAACCACCTAATAACCCGCACAGGGCTGTTCCCCATAGAGACCACGACCTATGACAACACTCCGTGGATTAATATTCGCAGGGCGACAGAGCCGGGTCCTGGGGATTTTTCGTGGTGGGACAACCCCTTCGGACAGCGGGAGCGTAAAATTACCGACAGGGTTCGGGACGGCAACGACCGGGGGGCTTCAATGGGCTACCCGAAACAAGAGCGGGTTTTGGAGATTGGCCCGGAAGGGAGCAGAAAGCAATATTTGCGCCCCCATGAATTTGGCTCCAATCGCCTGACGCTCCGGGTCGATGATGATAGCTACGACCTTGTAGATATTTTCTTTGAAACCTACGTGCCCCTCAATGTACAGGCGGCAAATGACACCATATTCTGGGATGATGAGGGAGGCAATGAGGCTGTCAACACGGTGGTGAAATATACGAACGGAAGCGGCAATACAGTGTACAGCAGTAGCCCCCGGGTTTCCGGTAATGGCACTAGCGGAATTATGCGGAGCGGGGAAAACCGGTTTTCCTGGGACATGAAATATTTTGCCGTTGAAACCTATGCAGTTGGAAGTAGCGATCCTTATTCTGATCAGCCGCAGGGAATTGTATATGACATTGAAGCAGATGCCGTGGAACGCACTTTTACCCCGCCGCCGGGTTTCCTTATCGGCAACGGCCAGTTTGATGTTTGTCCGAAGGGGGACTGTGCTATGTTTAACAACGACCAGGGGTCAGGTACTGGAGCGGCTATTCACGTGTACGATCGGGCAACGGGTGCATACTTGGGGAATTTCGAGAACAATACCGCAGGAGGTACAGGCAATGGAGACTATACCGGACATGCGGACCTGGGGATTTCTCAGCAAGGGAATTGCGGAATAGTTGGCCGAAAGGGAGGAAACCTTGTATTCGCTCCATTTCGTGGTCCCCGGGCCGGGCAGACGCTGAACCTAATTGAGGTGTCCAGCGCAATCCGTAAGCCCGAAAATGCTCACATTGGAACGAATTGGTATCTGCATCAAGGATGGGTTCTCGTTGACACAGGAACGAACGGGGGTCACCCGGGAACTTCCGGGGATTTCAATATGTACTATAACAAAATTTGGGCCGTGGCTATTGATGAAAGTGCCGATGAGCGGAACGTAAATGCCATGGCACGGTTCTACGCAATCGGCCATGCCACGGGCACAAAATCCACGGGGGGCAATCGGGTAACGAACCACTATGCAAATGCCACCCCCGATATGGAAAAGGTCTTTTTTAACGCTTTCACCCCACGAAATGGGTCCACTAATCATGCCGAGGCATACGTGGTAGAGCGCAATACCTTACATGGCGACGAAATACCTTTTACGGCAGGAGGTGGAGATGTGACCCCGCCGACGGTGACCAATGTAGTTATCGATCAAATTACCCAAACTTCAGCTAGGATAACCTGGGATCTGGACGAGGGAGCCACCGGGCAACTGGAATACGGACTTACCACAGGATATGGCACTACAAGCGTTGCGGATAGCAGTTTCCGAGATAGGCATATTCAAACAATCGGGGCAGGCATCAACCTACCGAATCTAATGTCGGGAACGCTCTATAACCTAAATATTCTGGGGCAGGACGCCGCCGGAAATGCAATCGCGGCTTTCAACAGAACATTCACTACGCTGGCCGCCGATGTCGGAGGCATTCGCTTCAATAGTCTTCTTTTGGCATCCGCCCGAGGCAGTGGCGGATCGGTAAAATTTATTGTGAACTGA
- a CDS encoding N-acetylmuramoyl-L-alanine amidase yields MLKGLVPILDPGHGGIIGGKYQTSGKRSPNWDQGIIYEGAANRWIVNGVMALMDQLDLPYFNICPELRDVSLEARVRRANAIQVEHPNSYVLSIHHNAGGGTGFEGFTSKGDTPSDPVADRFLAQLEKDFPDETPRFDYYSDGDRDKEVSYRILTGTSGRAVLLELGFMDHRNDYKRILNPKVQRRRIRSLVYCISALYYGSL; encoded by the coding sequence ATGCTCAAAGGACTTGTGCCGATATTGGATCCCGGACACGGGGGGATAATTGGTGGTAAGTACCAAACTAGTGGGAAGCGCTCACCCAATTGGGATCAGGGCATTATCTACGAGGGTGCTGCAAACCGCTGGATCGTAAATGGCGTCATGGCCCTTATGGATCAACTTGATCTCCCGTATTTCAATATTTGCCCCGAGCTGCGCGATGTATCCCTGGAGGCCCGGGTGCGTCGAGCCAATGCGATTCAGGTCGAACACCCCAATAGTTATGTGCTCTCGATTCATCACAACGCCGGGGGCGGAACTGGATTCGAGGGATTCACTAGCAAGGGTGATACCCCGAGTGATCCGGTGGCTGACCGGTTTTTAGCGCAGCTCGAAAAGGATTTCCCGGATGAAACGCCTCGATTTGATTATTACAGTGATGGGGACCGGGACAAGGAGGTGAGTTACCGCATCCTTACCGGCACTTCAGGGCGGGCCGTACTGCTCGAACTCGGATTTATGGATCACCGCAATGATTATAAGCGAATATTGAACCCCAAGGTCCAGCGCAGGCGCATCCGCTCGCTGGTCTATTGTATAAGCGCTCTTTACTATGGTTCCCTTTAA
- a CDS encoding autotransporter outer membrane beta-barrel domain-containing protein, producing the protein MKRIFAILAFFTFTATLCGQTRISAGDRQKVTTFEVSGTDLNLQIENDILRTADLSGLGGGSGAFPADAIVVGDGVTDNTAAINTALATYNAAYLLGNVITTSAITLGDNQRLEGPGTLTNNTSDVLVIDGTNTHIELGSISSTAGHILTFTDNTFNFSVRNTKLSALNTGKSQVYVRGAVGVYDMVIEHCYFETGPNHTVPMVDVVVTAENFNENRFINNTFQTNGSPTAEVIHIETTAAAFWLSGNEVSGNLFEIPTAGAIHVYSVAGMKMHNNTVYDLPTSGAATGDMIYIDNTTGGLNSAGVTISDYHRVAGDLTTNTVYDINNQGAYAGSISVYDAVGLASSQLLFNGLSGHVVQGGYYISNDGGGSGFPTKSELDTFAELDALVADQTLTYINASEFGSTVDNRIPIFRGNDGGIEGDGRLTWNNGSVKVGTGAFNMDFGSNNVSFNGTSNEGFIDQTGLRGIIVRTENSGGAFENTLTIEGGTDTNSVDVLQDLNVGGDIITPGLVDGQDVSEMAGNILEQNDISLTENRNLSMVNSAGRTFDIEIGTGPMFRMTGAASPNDYRLDLGNVSQGLNYTVNTGWTFTSPFTLFSNSTPPATANGRMYYNTSNQTVYYYNGNSWVAIGTSTSLGTANQSIPAATTRYVDIDDTSDLIIREDGLTDMVIFNGDGTVDFPNAVPTIVPEVYNEATFNNNNEVLDKGTFRTVVEGKVNTTIPGFTGTAFLGAMIQTQAQADADGAPPEGYLQVISDATPAKVVASATITMEGWKMYDDETADAGTITLSDCDPGETLTVYINRASAPTLAGTGLTFNQLPNTTAFAAATQMAIYFEVSHDGTTVDYFYFER; encoded by the coding sequence ATGAAACGGATTTTTGCAATTCTCGCTTTTTTCACTTTTACGGCGACCCTTTGTGGCCAGACTCGAATTTCGGCCGGTGACCGGCAAAAGGTTACAACCTTTGAAGTTTCGGGAACGGACTTGAATCTCCAGATTGAAAATGACATACTTCGAACTGCGGACCTTTCAGGGCTGGGCGGAGGATCAGGGGCATTTCCTGCCGATGCCATTGTAGTTGGAGATGGAGTAACCGACAACACAGCGGCAATTAATACAGCACTAGCAACCTACAACGCCGCCTATTTGCTTGGGAATGTTATCACGACATCTGCTATCACTTTGGGCGACAATCAAAGGCTGGAGGGACCAGGGACGCTTACCAATAACACTTCGGATGTCCTGGTGATTGACGGGACGAATACACACATCGAGCTGGGATCGATAAGCTCAACGGCAGGGCACATCCTGACCTTTACCGACAATACCTTCAATTTCTCGGTTCGCAATACCAAACTCTCCGCTCTGAATACTGGGAAGTCCCAGGTATATGTTCGTGGGGCCGTAGGAGTGTACGACATGGTAATCGAGCATTGCTATTTTGAGACCGGCCCGAACCACACCGTGCCCATGGTGGATGTTGTGGTGACTGCCGAGAATTTCAACGAAAACCGTTTTATCAACAACACGTTCCAAACCAACGGAAGTCCGACCGCCGAAGTAATCCATATCGAAACTACGGCTGCCGCATTTTGGCTTTCAGGAAATGAGGTGTCGGGGAACCTATTCGAGATTCCCACGGCTGGAGCAATTCATGTCTATTCCGTGGCGGGAATGAAGATGCACAATAACACCGTGTACGACCTTCCCACTTCCGGCGCGGCCACGGGGGACATGATTTACATCGACAACACAACCGGAGGGCTAAACTCGGCCGGGGTGACGATTTCCGATTACCACCGGGTAGCAGGGGATTTGACTACAAACACCGTTTACGACATCAACAACCAGGGCGCCTATGCCGGGTCGATTTCGGTTTATGATGCGGTGGGTCTCGCCTCTTCACAACTTCTGTTTAACGGGCTTTCAGGTCATGTTGTTCAGGGGGGATATTACATTTCCAATGACGGTGGAGGAAGTGGATTCCCAACGAAGTCTGAACTGGACACTTTCGCCGAACTGGATGCCTTGGTAGCCGACCAAACCCTGACGTACATCAACGCCTCTGAGTTTGGATCAACCGTTGACAACCGAATTCCAATATTCCGGGGAAATGACGGTGGTATTGAAGGGGATGGCCGCCTGACCTGGAACAATGGATCGGTCAAGGTCGGAACCGGGGCCTTCAACATGGATTTCGGAAGCAACAATGTCAGCTTCAACGGGACCAGCAATGAAGGATTTATTGATCAAACCGGGCTTCGGGGCATCATTGTGAGGACTGAAAACTCTGGGGGCGCCTTTGAAAATACACTTACAATTGAGGGCGGGACGGACACCAATTCCGTTGATGTGCTTCAAGACTTGAACGTAGGTGGAGATATCATAACTCCAGGCCTTGTTGACGGTCAGGACGTGTCTGAAATGGCCGGAAATATTTTGGAGCAGAATGATATTTCATTGACAGAAAACAGGAACTTATCTATGGTAAATTCGGCTGGCCGGACCTTCGATATTGAAATTGGAACCGGGCCAATGTTTCGGATGACTGGCGCGGCTAGCCCGAATGACTACCGCCTTGACCTAGGAAACGTAAGTCAGGGATTGAATTATACGGTCAATACAGGGTGGACCTTTACGAGCCCATTTACGCTTTTTAGCAATAGCACACCCCCAGCCACTGCAAACGGGAGGATGTATTATAATACCAGCAATCAAACCGTCTATTATTACAATGGAAATTCTTGGGTTGCTATCGGAACAAGCACAAGTCTTGGCACAGCAAATCAAAGCATTCCGGCTGCTACTACGCGATACGTTGATATAGACGACACCTCCGACCTAATAATCCGAGAGGATGGCCTTACCGATATGGTCATTTTTAACGGCGACGGAACTGTTGATTTTCCAAACGCCGTGCCTACGATTGTGCCGGAGGTCTACAACGAGGCAACGTTTAACAACAACAACGAGGTACTTGACAAGGGTACGTTTCGCACGGTCGTAGAAGGAAAGGTCAACACTACAATTCCAGGTTTCACAGGCACTGCATTTCTCGGGGCAATGATACAAACACAGGCGCAAGCTGATGCTGATGGAGCCCCGCCAGAAGGGTATTTACAAGTTATTTCAGATGCAACTCCCGCAAAAGTTGTGGCATCTGCCACAATCACCATGGAGGGGTGGAAGATGTACGATGATGAGACCGCGGATGCCGGAACGATCACCCTTTCCGATTGTGACCCTGGGGAGACCTTAACCGTTTACATCAACCGCGCATCTGCCCCAACACTTGCCGGAACCGGGTTGACATTTAACCAGCTCCCAAACACAACGGCGTTCGCCGCAGCCACTCAGATGGCCATATACTTTGAAGTTTCACACGACGGCACCACCGTTGACTATTTCTATTTCGAGCGATGA